AGAACTCGTGACCGCTCTTTTTGTTCTCGTACGAGTTAAAATCTTCCGTTCGAACTTTTTTTGCGGGCCACTCTAGTACTCTTTGCGCAAGAATCAAGCATCCGTCTTCCGACCTAGCCGAAACGAGCCGCAACATATGTCAATTAAGATtctcaataattttactgtaacattATCTGCATGtaccaaatatagtaatcaatattactggcaatctatccagattgcagaTAATCCAGATTATCACTATCTGATAATATATCAAATGCAACTTAAGAATATTTGGATAgtttagacaatcatattttgatctgGATCGTTAATgtagatctaaatattattattatatcctCTCACATCTAGGAATGGCAAAATCAACCCGATCCGATAGGTATGCACCCTACCCAAACCCGAATAATAGGGTTTGATCGGGTTTGGGTAAAATCCGAAAACTATAGCACGGGTATGGATAGGATATGGGTAGTACTGTTTTCTATCCAAATCTGAATCCAAACCTGACTTGAATCTACGGGTAtgggtaatatccgaacccatatctgaatatatatgtttataattctgttttgataattctattttggttgattatatgtataaaattattttgattatttatatgttctatgttaaattataattttatttttatgtttaatttttataaatttaaatttataaattatgttctacgttgaattgataattatattttgattgataatatgcataaaattattttgattgtttaatttTTTAGGTATGAGATAGGTATAGAGTGGATATGAGTTGGATATGAAAAAATGAATTATCCATGGATATCTCCGAACTCGttggatataaaaataaatatatatttttttattcaattaaatatcagataaaatttaaatattaaatataaatttaaatatagataatataaTATCCGATCCAAACTCCGTCCCTTGCCAGTCACGTCCCACGTAaactagggatggcaaaattaatccgacccgatgggtatacaccctactcgaacccggtcaaacccgaaaaatagggtttcactgggtttgggttcgggttcggggtaaaatccgaaaactatagtacggatatgggtagtgctattttctatccgaatccgatccgaatctatggatatgggtaatatccgaacccatatctgaatatatatatatatatatatatacatacatatacatatatatatacatatatatatatatacatatatatatatatatacatatatacatatatatatacatatatacatatacatatatatatacatatatacatatacatatatgtatacatatatacatatacatatatatatacatatatatatatatatatatatatatacatatatatatatatatatatatatatatatatatatatatatatatatatatatatatatatatatatatatatatatatatatatatacatacatatatatatatacatacatatacatatatatacatatacatatatatatatatacatatacatatacatatatatacatatacatatacatatatatacatatacatatatatatatatatatatatatatatatatatatatatatatacatatatacatatatatatatatatatatatatatacatatacatatatatatatacatatacatatacatacatatatacatatatatatatatacatacatacatacatacatatacatacatacatacatacatacatatatagatatatatatatatatatgtatgtatgtatgtatgtatgtatgtatgtatgtatgtatgtatgtgtctatatatatatatatatatatatatatatatatatatatatatatatatatatatatatatatatatatatatatatatatatatatatatatatatatatatatatatatatatatatatatatatatatatacacacacatacatacatacatacatacatacatatatatatatatatatatatatatatatacatatacatgtatgtatatatatacatatacatctatatatatatatatatatatatatatatatatatatatatatatatatatatatatatatatatatatatacatacatatatatatatatatacatatatatatacatatatatatatatatatatatatatatatatatatatatatatatatatacacacacacacacacacacacacacatatatatatatatatacacacacacacacacacacacacacacacacacacacatatatatatatatatatatacacacacacatatatatatatatacacacacacacacacacacacacatatatatatatatatatatatatacatatccgaatatatacacacacatatacacacacatatatatgatctctctctctatatatatataattatatatatgtatgtatgtatatgtatgcatgcatatatgtatgcatgtatgtatgtgtgtgtgttagaaatgtgtatgtgcgtatgtatgtatgtatatatatataattgataattttatttttgattgataatatgtataaaattattttatttatttttttggatatagaaTGGACGGATATAGGTTGGGTATGAAGCGGGTATGGAAAAATAGATTACCCACAGATATCTTCGAATCTATTAAATATGAAAatggatatctttttttttatctgattgaatatcaaataaaatttaaatataaaatattaaatttaaatttaaaaataaataatatactaCCCGATTCAAATCTTATCCATTGTCATCCTTAACCTAAACCAACCCTTAACGTAAACCCACTTCTCTCTCATTTGAGACACGGTGTGTGTAGCACGCGGTCGGCGACAGCTCTCCTAATAAGAGAGTTCTTTCGGTCTCGAGCCGGAAGAGAGAAGCGAGGCATGGACGGGGCCAACGGCGAGGAGATGGCGGTGGGGTGCATCCTCGCCATCAAGACAACGCTCGGCGACGAGTTCGAAGGGCAGATCGTCACATACGACCGTCCTTCCAACATCCTCGTCCTTCATATCCTTCTCCTTCCCCTATAGATCTCTTTCCATGTacttctttctttgttttctttgacCTAGGAGAGCACAAGAGGGCACCACGAAGCCTGGGGCTCGGCGGAACCTTCGGCTGTTGAAGGCCAACTACATCAAGGACTTCACCCTCCTGGGGAGGGGCGAGGACCCTCTTGACCCCAAGAAGTGCTTCATCGATCTTGCCGCCATCCAGGCGAGGGAGGATGCTGCGATGAGGTGCCGATTCGGTTCTGGTTTCTTTTACTTTTCTTGAATTGGTCGAAGTGATGAACTTTGGAGTAGGCTTAATTGATCGCTTTTGTTTTTGATTTCTTGGATTCTTTGTTCGATCGATTCTTTGCTTGGAGATAGTTAGTCGAATGTGTTGTGTGAGATTCTTGGAGCAGAAATCGGGAGTCGTGATGCCTTTCTTGTTCTTTTAGTCCTTTCTGGAGCTTTTTCTCTTCATAATTTGGTCCAAGAAATGATCTTTGGAGCAAAAGAGGATCTGATACCTCTTGGTTTTATACATCAGGAACTACTTCTtgacttgtttgttttcatagaaATTGTTCTTGAAATATATTCTGTTTTGAAAAATCTGTAGAGGAAATATTGAGACCCATAAACTTTGAATCTCATTGATGCATTTTGTATTTTTGACGGTTTATGGGGTGTGACGCAGACAAGCAGAGATTGAAGCTGAGCGGATTGGAGTCGGCGTCACTGCTGAGGCTCAGAGCATTTTTGATGCATTGTCCAAGACGTAAGTATATGATATCCTTTGCTTATGCTTTTCGGGCCTGATTGTCTAATTAAAGATTGCAAGAAATACTCAGTCTTTGATCGCACATTTATTTGTTTACATTGCAATTGTGGTTTTGATTACTATGTCAAGGAAAttagctttttcttttttcttttttattttccatTCTTTAGTTCTTTCAGCTTGTTATTCACCTCTTTCATGCGAGAATGCCATGTAGGCTAAAAAAGGGGCGCACAATATTGGGTGACTCTCTGCTAGGACTGATAGGCCTGTTAAGCATAACCACATCACCTGCACTTGCAAAATTTGTGCATTCATCCCACCATAAGGCAAAACATTTGCTTAATTCTGCCAACAAATTGCCATAAATGTCCCTCAAGGACACCTGCTCCTCGCAAGGTACCAACTGGTAAATCCTTTCATTTGGTGTTACTGTAAAGTTTGGATGACTGAGATCTGCATTTATAAACAGAATATTGGATTTGGTGTTCACAAGAGCTATAAATTAAATTCAAGCAGTGGAGGGTACATTCTGCTTTGGTGTCTGTAGAACCAACACTAACTCCACTTTTCTAGGTTTTGCAAGAGTTTCATCTGTGGTTGGAGCTGACCCTTCTATAACAAAATTTGGAGCAAGGAAATGTACATAATAAGATAAGCAATAGATTCATATGTTGTTCCAGAAAGTAGACTCTATATTAATTGTAGTATTGTTTGTTGAGATCAGCTGATGGTTGCAGTCAATTTCTTGTAATAGATAGATCTGCATGGATCCTGATGAGTTCTATTATATATGCAATATGAGGGTTTTTGGCTGGCCTTTGAGGAGCCCAtcatgatttttttctctctttttgttaaGATCAGTGCAGTGATGGGTGTATCTGGTTACATGAGATAAGTTTGGGATCAAGGTTTTGAAAAAGGTATGCTGTAAATTCAGGCCAAGAGCAACAGGTGGCCTAAACTGTATGTTTTGGGCCAATCTATTAGTCATTATCTCTGGAGAAATTCAAGACTGATCTGTTGCATTGATGCTTGTTTTAGGTTTGTTCAGATCAGATCGGGAATTGAAAGCAATACTGATGAATTATTGGAGTTAGTTGAGAAGCAAGTTATAGGGAAGGGTTTTTGGCAAAAGCTAAATGTGGCCATGATGAATGCAGAGTACATGATATTATTAGATAAACTGGTATATCATGGAAGATTAAAATTCCTCAGCATTCCATCTTGGCCTAGAATCAACGTAGACTGATCGCAGTCCATCCCGGTATTGGTGACCAACCAATATGACTAGGATATTTGGCATTAAAAGAGTTAGTTGGTTTTGTTCAAACAAGTTGAAACAAAacctaaaattaataatatttagaaaaatgctgtttgattgtttttcttataAAACCTGCTTTGGAAAAAGCTGATAGTTCGTGAAACCTAA
The DNA window shown above is from Elaeis guineensis isolate ETL-2024a chromosome 8, EG11, whole genome shotgun sequence and carries:
- the LOC105050304 gene encoding uncharacterized protein; protein product: MDGANGEEMAVGCILAIKTTLGDEFEGQIVTYDRPSNILVLQEGTTKPGARRNLRLLKANYIKDFTLLGRGEDPLDPKKCFIDLAAIQAREDAAMRQAEIEAERIGVGVTAEAQSIFDALSKTLPVHWDKTVIVVMNEVRVCSPYLPDNVSGGTPAANERVKKVLEFERKRLQARSPGQF